A window of the Cucurbita pepo subsp. pepo cultivar mu-cu-16 chromosome LG01, ASM280686v2, whole genome shotgun sequence genome harbors these coding sequences:
- the LOC111779463 gene encoding uncharacterized protein LOC111779463 isoform X1: MVVETRVLTWRRVFKSLQALAAHGFLLSFTLTLALKLDHLVSYSWWVVFSPLWLFHLVAARGRFSLPAPSMPHDRYWAPWHAVMATPLLVAFEVLLCIYLECSNVIDLKIVFVPLMIFEIAILVDNIRMCRALLPGDEEDNVSDEVIWETLPHFWVSISMVFFIAATLFTLLKLSGSVAALGWWDLFINYCIAECFAFLVCTKWYNPMIHRHSLVRESSSSSLTIRYLDWDRGVVVSSDEVQPQVRVCNLQEVGGHIMKVPLIIFQIMLFMRLEGTPRSASYIPCLVLFSPLFLLQGVGSVFAAYRSMEKIIILLVGSPTSVRYLDIRSKARELLGFMHHGSRLLGWWSIDEGSQEEQAKLYSAGNSGYDTFTPETVKKRTKSNLVDEIWRLQAALNQQTEVTKLSRQEHEKLLYEKILCRVCFDEPIDMVLLPCRHHILCSSCSEKCNRCPICRESIEERLPVNDV, translated from the exons ATGGTGGTGGAGACTAGAGTGTTGACATGGAGGAGGGTGTTCAAGTCTCTCCAGGCTTTGGCAGCCCATGGTTTTCTTTTGTCCTTCACGCTTACGCTTGCTCTCAAGCTCGACCATCTCGTCTCTTACTCTTGGTG GGTTGTCTTTTCACCCCTATGGCTTTTTCATTTAGTTGCAGCAAGAGGCAGATTTTCTCTACCTGCTCCATCAATGCCTCATGACCGATAT TGGGCACCGTGGCATGCTGTCATGGCAACACCATTACTTGTTGCTTTCGAAGTACTTCTTTGTATATATTTAGAGTGCAGTAATG TTATAGATTTGAAGATTGTCTTTGTTCCCCTCATGATATTTGAGATAGCAATTTTGGTCGACAATATCAG GATGTGTAGAGCCTTACTGCCtggagatgaagaagacaACGTAAGCGATGAAGTTATATGGGAAACGCTTCCT CACTTCTGGGTCTCAATCTCCATGGTTTTCTTCATCGCTGCAACCCTTTTCACTCTTCTTAAGCTTAGTG GCAGTGTAGCTGCTCTGGGCTGGTGGGatctatttataaattacTG TATAGCCGAATGCTTTGCATTTCTTGTCTGCACGAAGTGGTATAATCCTATGATTCATAGGCATTCTCTTGTTAGAGAATCCAGTTCCTCTTCGCTGACCATTAGATACCTCGACTGGGATAGAGGTGTGGTTGTTTCCTCTGATGAGGTTCAACCCCAAGTCAGAGTTTGTAACTTGCAGGAAGTTGGTGGACACATCATGAAGGTTCCTTTAATCATTTTCCAAATCATGCTTTTTATGCGCTTAGag GGAACCCCTAGGAGTGCTTCCTATATTCCTTGTCTGGTTCTGttctctcctcttttcttATTGCAAGGGGTGGGTTCAGTATTTGCGGCATATAGGTCAatggaaaaaattataattttgctAGTTGGTTCACCTACCTCTGTAAGATATCTTGATATAAGGTCGAAGGCTCGTGAACTGTTAGGGTTCATGCACCATGGATCGAG GTTACTGGGTTGGTGGTCAATTGATGAAGGTAGTCAAGAGGAGCAAGCTAAACTTTATTCTGCTGGAAATTCTGG GTATGATACTTTCACACCAGAGACTGTAAAGAAAAGGACCAAATCCAATCTAGTTGATGAG ATATGGAGATTACAAGCTGCATTAAATCAGCAGACAGAAGTTACGAAATTGAGCCGCCAGGAGCACGAAAAGCTTCTATAT GAGAAGATTCTTTGTAGAGTATGCTTTGATGAACCCATTGATATGGTTCTTCTTCCGTGTAGGCATCACATTCTTTGCAG CTCTTGTAGTGAGAAGTGTAATCGTTGCCCAATCTGTCGGGAATCGATCGAAGAACGGCTGCCTGTAAATGATGTTTAG
- the LOC111779463 gene encoding uncharacterized protein LOC111779463 isoform X2: MVVETRVLTWRRVFKSLQALAAHGFLLSFTLTLALKLDHLVSYSWWVVFSPLWLFHLVAARGRFSLPAPSMPHDRYWAPWHAVMATPLLVAFEVLLCIYLECSNVIDLKIVFVPLMIFEIAILVDNIRMCRALLPGDEEDNVSDEVIWETLPHFWVSISMVFFIAATLFTLLKLSGSVAALGWWDLFINYCIAECFAFLVCTKWYNPMIHRHSLVRESSSSSLTIRYLDWDRGVVVSSDEVQPQVRVCNLQEVGGHIMKVPLIIFQIMLFMRLEGTPRSASYIPCLVLFSPLFLLQGVGSVFAAYRSMEKIIILLVGSPTSVRYLDIRSKARELLGFMHHGSRLLGWWSIDEGSQEEQAKLYSAGNSGYDTFTPETVKKRTKSNLVDEIWRLQAALNQQTEVTKLSRQEHEKLLYEKILCRVCFDEPIDMVLLPCRHHILCSSCSEKCNRCPICRESIEERLPVNDV; encoded by the exons GGTTGTCTTTTCACCCCTATGGCTTTTTCATTTAGTTGCAGCAAGAGGCAGATTTTCTCTACCTGCTCCATCAATGCCTCATGACCGATAT TGGGCACCGTGGCATGCTGTCATGGCAACACCATTACTTGTTGCTTTCGAAGTACTTCTTTGTATATATTTAGAGTGCAGTAATG TTATAGATTTGAAGATTGTCTTTGTTCCCCTCATGATATTTGAGATAGCAATTTTGGTCGACAATATCAG GATGTGTAGAGCCTTACTGCCtggagatgaagaagacaACGTAAGCGATGAAGTTATATGGGAAACGCTTCCT CACTTCTGGGTCTCAATCTCCATGGTTTTCTTCATCGCTGCAACCCTTTTCACTCTTCTTAAGCTTAGTG GCAGTGTAGCTGCTCTGGGCTGGTGGGatctatttataaattacTG TATAGCCGAATGCTTTGCATTTCTTGTCTGCACGAAGTGGTATAATCCTATGATTCATAGGCATTCTCTTGTTAGAGAATCCAGTTCCTCTTCGCTGACCATTAGATACCTCGACTGGGATAGAGGTGTGGTTGTTTCCTCTGATGAGGTTCAACCCCAAGTCAGAGTTTGTAACTTGCAGGAAGTTGGTGGACACATCATGAAGGTTCCTTTAATCATTTTCCAAATCATGCTTTTTATGCGCTTAGag GGAACCCCTAGGAGTGCTTCCTATATTCCTTGTCTGGTTCTGttctctcctcttttcttATTGCAAGGGGTGGGTTCAGTATTTGCGGCATATAGGTCAatggaaaaaattataattttgctAGTTGGTTCACCTACCTCTGTAAGATATCTTGATATAAGGTCGAAGGCTCGTGAACTGTTAGGGTTCATGCACCATGGATCGAG GTTACTGGGTTGGTGGTCAATTGATGAAGGTAGTCAAGAGGAGCAAGCTAAACTTTATTCTGCTGGAAATTCTGG GTATGATACTTTCACACCAGAGACTGTAAAGAAAAGGACCAAATCCAATCTAGTTGATGAG ATATGGAGATTACAAGCTGCATTAAATCAGCAGACAGAAGTTACGAAATTGAGCCGCCAGGAGCACGAAAAGCTTCTATAT GAGAAGATTCTTTGTAGAGTATGCTTTGATGAACCCATTGATATGGTTCTTCTTCCGTGTAGGCATCACATTCTTTGCAG CTCTTGTAGTGAGAAGTGTAATCGTTGCCCAATCTGTCGGGAATCGATCGAAGAACGGCTGCCTGTAAATGATGTTTAG